The bacterium genome includes a region encoding these proteins:
- the glyS gene encoding glycine--tRNA ligase subunit beta — MYLTKDAILEIGCEELPSSYIRPAIDQMVAAAEASLKEHKISYQYLYTYYTPRRLALFFKGLPEMQQEIMKEVTGPPVSVAFDEHGLPTRAGEGFAKAQGVSAASLKRMMTPKGEVVVAHKKSGGRMTSEIMAEVFPEVIKKIRFPKVQRWGNGDFLFARPIRWVCSVYSRSVIPFGIAGLYSSRETRGLRALKQGPLDVVEAGDYLDVLRSAGVVAAPDERRQTIWNKVQQAAAERNTTVIADPELLDDVNNLIEAPDVIMGSFDPQYLTLPEQVIVTAMREHQKYFAVRDAQGNLAPYFIGVINGTPRDKAVVIRSNEAVLKARLEDAKFFVAEDLKLPLEGWAEKVAGITWLEGMGTMADKAERLSGLVKKLGPLCGIPKEKVETAAQAALLCKADLATNIIREKEFNSLQGVMGGLYAAQQGKPEVGEAVQFHYFPRFSGDKLPPAGASSLLSMADKLDTIVGCFLAGVIPTGSQDPFALRRQALGIMQILLESRLKVSLDDLVTTTQKQFGGKVSSKVTAQILDFFNGRLQTILEGRGLVYDVINASTATAAPTLIEMIAKAETIQKLKMDPDFQKLATAAGRVLRILPPKKVTAKVSKPLLKMEEERDLFDKVQFAQKLVADTDPHAESYYEDLIGHLETLIQPIHAFFEKVMVMDKNVKVRNNRLALLQQAAELFLRVCDFRKLVYASENAASPGSNPKS; from the coding sequence ATGTACCTGACCAAGGACGCCATCCTGGAGATCGGTTGCGAGGAACTCCCTTCCTCCTATATCCGGCCGGCCATCGACCAGATGGTCGCGGCCGCGGAAGCTTCCTTGAAAGAACATAAGATCAGTTACCAGTACCTCTACACCTATTACACCCCCCGGCGCTTGGCCCTTTTCTTCAAGGGATTGCCTGAGATGCAGCAGGAGATCATGAAGGAAGTGACCGGGCCTCCGGTGTCGGTGGCTTTCGACGAGCATGGGCTGCCCACCCGCGCCGGGGAGGGTTTTGCCAAGGCGCAGGGCGTGTCGGCGGCCTCCCTGAAACGCATGATGACCCCCAAGGGCGAGGTGGTGGTGGCCCACAAGAAGAGCGGTGGGCGCATGACCTCCGAGATCATGGCCGAGGTCTTCCCCGAGGTCATCAAGAAGATCCGGTTCCCCAAGGTCCAACGCTGGGGCAATGGGGATTTCCTCTTCGCCCGCCCCATCCGCTGGGTTTGTTCGGTCTATTCCCGATCGGTCATCCCCTTCGGGATCGCAGGCCTTTACAGCAGCCGGGAGACCCGGGGTTTAAGGGCCCTCAAGCAGGGGCCTTTGGACGTGGTGGAAGCGGGGGATTACCTGGATGTCCTGCGCAGCGCCGGCGTGGTGGCCGCTCCCGACGAGCGCCGCCAGACCATCTGGAACAAGGTCCAACAGGCCGCCGCCGAACGGAACACCACGGTCATCGCCGACCCGGAACTTTTGGACGATGTGAACAACCTCATCGAGGCCCCGGACGTCATCATGGGGTCCTTCGACCCCCAGTACCTCACCCTCCCCGAACAGGTCATCGTGACGGCCATGCGGGAACACCAGAAATACTTCGCGGTGCGCGACGCCCAAGGCAACCTGGCCCCCTATTTCATCGGGGTCATCAATGGGACCCCCAGGGACAAAGCGGTGGTCATCCGCTCCAATGAGGCCGTCCTCAAGGCCCGGCTCGAGGACGCCAAGTTCTTCGTCGCCGAGGACCTGAAACTGCCATTGGAAGGTTGGGCCGAGAAGGTGGCCGGCATCACCTGGTTGGAGGGGATGGGGACCATGGCCGACAAGGCCGAACGCTTGTCCGGCCTGGTCAAGAAATTGGGCCCCCTTTGCGGCATCCCGAAGGAAAAGGTCGAGACGGCGGCCCAGGCGGCCCTCCTTTGCAAGGCGGACCTGGCGACCAACATCATCCGCGAGAAGGAATTCAACAGCCTCCAAGGCGTCATGGGCGGGCTCTACGCGGCCCAACAAGGCAAGCCGGAGGTCGGCGAGGCCGTTCAGTTCCATTATTTCCCCCGGTTCTCCGGGGACAAACTGCCGCCCGCCGGGGCATCGTCCCTTCTGAGCATGGCCGACAAGCTCGATACCATCGTGGGGTGCTTCCTGGCCGGGGTCATCCCGACGGGCTCCCAGGACCCCTTCGCCCTTCGGCGCCAGGCCTTGGGGATCATGCAGATCCTCTTGGAAAGCCGCTTGAAAGTCTCCTTGGACGACCTGGTGACCACCACCCAGAAACAGTTCGGGGGCAAGGTGAGTTCGAAGGTCACGGCCCAGATCCTCGATTTCTTCAATGGGCGCTTACAGACCATCCTGGAAGGACGTGGCCTGGTCTATGACGTCATCAATGCCTCCACGGCGACCGCAGCCCCGACCTTGATCGAGATGATCGCCAAGGCCGAGACGATCCAGAAACTCAAGATGGACCCGGATTTCCAGAAACTTGCCACCGCCGCGGGCCGGGTGCTACGCATCCTGCCGCCCAAGAAGGTGACCGCCAAGGTTTCCAAGCCCCTCCTCAAGATGGAGGAGGAGAGGGACCTTTTCGACAAGGTCCAGTTCGCCCAAAAGCTGGTCGCCGATACGGATCCTCATGCGGAAAGCTATTACGAGGACCTGATCGGGCACCTGGAGACGCTCATCCAGCCCATCCACGCCTTCTTCGAGAAGGTCATGGTCATGGACAAGAACGTCAAGGTGCGGAACAACCGCCTGGCCCTCCTCCAGCAGGCCGCCGAGCTTTTCCTTCGGGTCTGTGATTTCCGGAAATTGGTCTATGCCTCGGAGAACGCGGCCTCCCCGGGTTCGAACCCTAAAAGTTGA
- a CDS encoding glycine--tRNA ligase subunit alpha, with product MAPSFQELIFTLNQFWGRQGCVVQQPYDLEKGAGTFNPATFFRVLGPEPYHVAYVDPCRRPKDGRYGENPNRMQHYYQYQIILKPSPDNMVELYLESLEQIGIRQDEHDIRFVEDDWESPTLGASGLGWQVWMDGIEITQFTFFQVTGGLELKPVSGEITFGLERIASVIQGVDSVWDLHYGGKDITYRDIFLQSEKQFSAFNFEHANTKMLLRHFKDYEGEVRRLLELRLTAPAYDYVIKASHTFNLLDARGAISVAERTHYIARVRAMAKAVATVYVKEREELGFPLLKKG from the coding sequence ATGGCCCCCTCGTTCCAAGAACTCATTTTTACCCTCAACCAATTCTGGGGCCGCCAGGGTTGCGTGGTTCAACAGCCCTATGACCTTGAAAAGGGCGCGGGAACCTTCAACCCGGCCACCTTTTTCCGTGTCCTGGGCCCCGAACCCTACCATGTGGCCTATGTGGACCCCTGCCGCCGCCCCAAGGACGGCCGTTACGGCGAGAATCCCAACCGGATGCAGCATTACTACCAATACCAGATCATCCTGAAACCTTCCCCGGACAACATGGTGGAGCTCTACTTGGAGAGCTTGGAACAGATCGGCATCCGCCAGGACGAACACGACATCCGTTTCGTGGAGGACGACTGGGAATCCCCGACCCTGGGGGCCTCGGGGCTGGGCTGGCAGGTCTGGATGGACGGGATCGAGATCACCCAATTCACCTTCTTCCAGGTGACCGGCGGGCTGGAACTGAAACCCGTGTCCGGCGAGATCACCTTCGGACTGGAACGCATCGCCTCGGTCATCCAGGGAGTGGACAGCGTCTGGGACCTGCATTACGGGGGCAAGGACATCACCTACCGGGACATCTTCCTCCAGTCGGAGAAACAGTTCTCGGCCTTCAACTTCGAGCATGCCAACACGAAGATGTTGCTACGCCATTTCAAGGATTACGAAGGGGAGGTCCGGCGGCTCCTCGAACTCCGGTTGACCGCCCCGGCCTATGACTATGTCATCAAGGCCTCGCACACCTTCAATCTGCTGGACGCCCGGGGGGCCATTTCGGTGGCCGAGCGTACCCACTACATCGCCCGGGTGCGGGCGATGGCCAAGGCGGTGGCCACCGTCTATGTGAAGGAAAGGGAAGAGCTGGGTTTTCCGCTCTTGAAAAAAGGTTAA